Proteins from a single region of Trichoderma asperellum chromosome 3, complete sequence:
- a CDS encoding uncharacterized protein (EggNog:ENOG41~TransMembrane:10 (i63-81o164-188i257-275o315-334i355-378o390-410i478-494o500-519i531-552o572-593i)), which produces MGVLSYLRKVYDLDTLDTRFTSPSSAPYQTVIDARGDPIAEREAAAKARSSAPPPKWRTPEFFLYYLVFIVVVPYMFWIAYDVSKPSDPRYPKYERYLSEGWIPGRKIDNSDAQYQTFRGNFPILTCLLIFHPLLRKGWESVYKPSARGARGSARLDQRATFDFVFAIIFIVILHGISAFKILTILAINYQIATKLPRHQVPTATWIFNVGTLFANELTMGYRLQLLANWVGPPWGPLAHWGYWLDNWGGIMKRWDILFNITILRLISFNMDYYWSIDKRHVNTLEKKGLDPASLSERDRISIPADIRDFSFRNYLAYALYAPLYIAGPILTFNDYISQAKYRAASIEWPRTIRYGIRFLLVLLSMELILHFDYVGAISKAAPVWSDYTAAQLSLLSFFNLHIIWLKLLLPWRMFRLWALVDGIDPPENMVRCVSNNYSTQLFWRAWHRSYNRWIIRYIYVPLGGSSFRSWASSAKSVVTYLLVFTFVALWHDIKLRLLIWGWLIVIFMVPEWTATYLFPKRKWESRPTEYRMLCCIGAVGNVLMMISANLVGFAVGLDGLRSILSSILHDWSGVFFILTASSCLFVGIQIMFEIRESEKRKGVTMKC; this is translated from the exons ATGGGTGTCCTTTCCTACCTGCGCAAGGTCTACGACCTCGACACTCTCGACACCCGATTTACGAGCCCATCTTCCGCTCCATACCAGACAGTCATCGATGCTCGCGGCGACCCGAtcgcagagagagaggctgcagccaaAGCTCGAAGCTCGGCTCCGCCGCCAAAATGGCGCACGCCAGAGTTCTTCCTCTATTACCTTGTCTTTATTGTGGTTGTCCCGTACATGTTCTGGATAGCATATGATGTCTCAAAAC CTTCTGACCCGAGGTACCCCAAATATGAGAGATATCTGTCCGAAGGATGGATCCCTGGACGAAAGATCGACAATTCCGATGCGCAATACCAGACGTTTCGAGGCAACTTCCCCATCTTGACGTGTCTTTTGATATTCCACCCGCTGCTGAGAAAAGGGTGGGAATCTGTGTATAAACCATCGGCGCGAGGCGCAAGAGGCTCGGCGAGACTAGACCAGCGCGCTACATTCGACTTTGTATTTGcaatcatcttcattgtcaTCCTGCACGGCATATCCGCCTTCAAGATCCTTACCATTCTCGCAATCAATTATCAAATCGCAACCAAGCTGCCCCGGCACCAAGTACCCACGGCAACATGGATCTTCAACGTCGGCACGTTGTTCGCCAATGAGTTGACCATGGGATAcaggctccagctcctggccAATTGGGTTGGCCCTCCTTGGGGACCGTTGGCGCATTGGGGCTACTGGCTGGATAACTGGGGTGGAATCATGAAGCGCTGGGATATTCTTTTCAACATTACCATCCTGCGGCTCATCAGCTTCAACATGGATTACTACTGGAGCATTGATAAGCGCCATGTCAACACTCTTGAG aagaaggggttGGATCCCGCTAGTCTTTCCGAGCGCGACCGAATTTCGATCCCCGCCGATATTAGAGATTTCTCGTTTCGAAACTACTTGGCGTACGCATTGTATGCGCCGCTATATATAGCTGGTCCAATCCTGACGTTCAACGACTACATTTCCCAGGCCAAATATCGCGCCGCGAGCATCGAATGGCCGCGCACCATTCGATACGGCATTCGATTCCTGCTCGTGCTCCTCTCTATGGAGCTCATCCTACACTTTGACTATGTCGGTGCGATTAGCAAAGCAGCTCCCGTTTGGAGTGATTACACCGCTGCCCAGCTCAGCCTTTTGTCCTTCTTCAACCTTCACATCATCTGGctgaagcttcttcttccctggcGTATGTTCCGACTTTGGGCCCTGGTGGATGGAATTGACCCTCCTGAGAATATGGTTCGATGTGTGAGCAATAATTATAGCACGCAGCTATTCTGGCGCGCTTGGCATCGCTCGTATAATCGCTGGATCATCCGCTATATTTACGTGCCGCTCGGTGGTTCTTCGTTCCGCAGCTGGGCATCTTCGGCGAAATCTGTCGTCACATATCTCCTTGTTTTCACGTTTGTTGCCCTCTGGCACGACATCAAGCTTCGTCTGCTTATTTGGGGCTGGCTCATTGTTATCTTTATGGTGCCGGAATGGACCGCCACTTACCTCTTCCCGAAGAGGAAATGGGAAAGCCGCCCTACGGAGTATCGTATGCTCTGCTGCATTGGTGCTGTTGGAAATGTTCTCATGATGATTTCTGCCAACTTGGTTGGCTTTGCAGTTGGTTTGGATGGATTGCGTAGTATTCTTAGCAGCATCCTTCATGATTGGTCCG GAGTTTTCTTTATCCTCACGGCATCATCTTGTCTATTTGTAGGTATCCAGATCATGTTTGAGATTAGAGAGTCGGAGAAGCGAAAGGGAGTCACGATGAAATGCTAG